The Anas acuta chromosome 2, bAnaAcu1.1, whole genome shotgun sequence genome contains a region encoding:
- the LOC137851941 gene encoding tigger transposable element-derived protein 3-like: protein MKEGRERLVALGEWLGTKARSEEGDSEPGTVPPQEQGCGHGGVTEPSPGAGDGGFVLPPVFTETPGTQRGRPQHECTECGFGTEQKPELVRHPLARAAACPYVCGACGRGFGQRGGPAARLAGAPPGASGCTGTEVGAPRKERKELSLTEKVRVLEMLDGPKVSQSELAKRFGVSQPQICRIIKNKERILSEWHHNSNPERKRKREGKDVAVEAALLRWVESARAAELPVSAPLLQVKAKNLAEALGKPGFEPSGNWLARFRLRHNIALEKPPRERGDAEQPGAERWSSAVLPELLRSYAPSEVYSCGETGVLLHTPLAEEDEPAGPGGRLTLLLCANADGTEKAALRVVGQSPRPRCLRGVNLQHMPWSYRASGQALLTAPLFAEWLQDFNEEMRRKGKSVLLLLDRRQAHPYLELSNVRMVFVPPAAALAQPLDRGIARDLKGHYRRRLLTRLPAARGLEQPNLLDALHMLVQAWGDVRPGLIASCFRAAGFSPDASPDTLLAPVRFGQEQIERFVLMDEGLERLGEPADAETAEVADWDGGTVEGEDAGEPVAAQPCPSQPEVWDSLATLRRYLECRATSPDLFQAFYALEDAVHTLSTSSGRALHGDACAKP, encoded by the exons ATGAAGGAGGGCCGCGAGCGCCTCGTTGCTTTGG GGGAATGGCTGGGCACGAAGGCGAGGAGCGAGGAAGGGGACTCGGAGCCCGGCACGGTGCCACCGCAGGAGCAAGGCTGCGGCCACGGCGGCGTCACCGAACCGAGCCCCGGTGCGGGTGACGGGGGCTTCGTCCTCCCACCGGTGTTCACCGAGACCCCCGGCACGCAGCGGGGGCGGCCGCAGCACGAGTGCACCGAGTGCGGCTTCGGCACCGAGCAGAAACCGGAGCTGGTGCGGCACCCGCTGGCACGCGCCGCCGCCTGCCCCTACGTCTGCGGTGCCTGCGGTCGGGGTTTTGGCCAGCGCGGTGGTCCCGCGGCACGGCTggccggagccccccccggtgccagcGGGTGCACCGGGACGGAGGTGGGGGCACCCCGCAAAGAGCGCAAGGAGCTGTCGCTGACGGAGAAGGTGCGGGTGCTGGAGATGCTGGACGGCCCCAAGGTGTCGCAGAGCGAGCTGGCCAAGCGTTTCGGGGTGTCGCAGCCCCAAATCTGCCGCATCATCAAGAACAAGGAGCGGATCCTGAGCGAGTGGCACCACAACAGCAACCCCGAGCGCAAGCGCAAGCGGGAGGGCAAGGACGTGGCCGTGGAGGCCGCGTTGCTGCGCTGGGTGGAGAGCGCCCGCGCGGCCGAGCTCCCCGTCAGCGCCCCGCTCCTGCAGGTCAAGGCCAAAAACCTGGCCGAGGCGTTGGGCAAACCGGGCTTCGAGCCCAGCGGCAACTGGCTGGCCCGCTTCAGGCTGCGCCACAACATCGCCCTGGAGAAGCCGCCCCGGGAAAGGGGGGACGCGGAGCAGCCGGGGGCCGAGCGCTGGAGCAGCGCGGTGCTGCCCGAGCTGCTGCGCAGCTACGCGCCCTCCGAGGTGTACAGCTGCGGGGAGACGGGGGTCCTCCTGCACACCCCGCTGGCCGAGGAGGATGAACCAGCCGGCCCCGGCGGGCGGCTGACGCTGCTGCTCTGCGCCAACGCCGACGGCACGGAGAAGGCGGCGCTGCGGGTGGTGGGGcagagcccccggccccgctgcctgcGCGGCGTTAACCTGCAGCACATGCCCTGGAGCTACCGTGCCAGCGGCCAGGCCCTCCTGACCGCCCCGCTCTTCGCCGAGTGGCTGCAGGACTTCAACGAGGAGATGCGGCGCAAGGGGAAGAGCGTCCTGCTGCTCCTCGACCGGCGCCAGGCGCACCCCTACCTCGAGCTCTCCAACGTCAGGATGGTTTTCgtgccccccgccgccgcgctGGCACAACCCCTGGACCGCGGCATCGCCAGGGACCTGAAGGGCCACTACCGGCGCCGGCTGCTGACTCGGCTCCCGGCGGCACGTGGCTTGGAGCAGCCAAATCTTTTGGATGCCCTGCACATGCTGGTGCAAGCCTGGGGTGACGTGCGCCCGGGGCTCATCGCCAGCTGCTTCCGCGCCGCCGGCTTCAGCCCCGACGCCAGCCCCGACACGCTGCTGGCACCCGTCCGCTTCGGCCAGGAGCAGATCGAGCGCTTCGTGCTGATGGACGAGGGGCTGGAGCGCCTCGGGGAGCCGGCAGACGCCGAAACGGCCGAGGTGGCGGACTGGGACGGGGGGACGGTGGAGGGCGAGGATGCCGGGGAGCCGGTGGCGGCGCAGCCCTGCCCCTCGCAGCCCGAGGTGTGGGACAGCCTGGCCACGCTGCGGCGGTACCTGGAGTGCCGGGCCACCTCCCCGGACCTCTTCCAGGCCTTCTACGCGCTGGAGGACGCCGTGCACACCTTGTCCACCAGCTCTGGGCGAGCCCTGCACGGGGATGCTTGCGCCAAGCCGTGA